The Ananas comosus cultivar F153 linkage group 22, ASM154086v1, whole genome shotgun sequence genome segment tctctattttgctGCAAGAATTTAGTCGACGACGTTCAAGAATTTCGTAGATGATGGAAGCTGTGGCGTCAACGAGTGGTTACGGCTTCTGCTCCGTCGACTGTAGCTATGAACCTTTGTTCTGAGTTTCTCGCCAGCACTCCCATCATCACCGACGATCCTTACTGCATGGAGCCATCGAAGAACCTCCTCCTCGCACTAAAACAAAACACAGATTTTAGCTACACTTTTATAGAAGCATTTATGAAAATCTGCTGGTATGTTTGATTGAGCACACCATTTTGCagcattttttataaaaagttgTTGAGTTTTGGTAAAAAATCATTCCAttccctcctctttttttttttttttttttccctccattgcccataaattcatcaaaacactattttactcTTACTTTAATTTGGAACCATACTTTAATATATTGGGTCTTTTGTTCCtttcaaaaattaaagaaaattaaccTACAGAAAGGGAACATTTGAAGAATGCCCTCAAGAGTCTCCTCACTGAGATCGTCAGCGGCGCGTGTTCCTCTTCAATAGTGGGCTCTTCTCCGTTGAGATCGTGGATTTCAACCAAGCCCTCGACGACTTCAAGTTGGGATCGTCCATTGTTTTTGCAAATGtattattcatattatttttttaagtttttttatgGGAGTTTCGAATTTAGGGTTAAAAAATTAGCATGTTAGTTTTCTACATAGATTTCTACTGGATTTTATACTTTTGAGAGAGTTTTTATACTTATCAAGTTTTATTTTAGAGCTCTAGgatttttgtcttttttgttcCACTATCAAGTTTTATTTTAGAGCTTTAAGGCTGCATTTTgttggagaactaaattttgaagaacaacttttgttgttcccgagAACAAGAGATACTCCGGTATaagatagaacaattgtaaatttatatttggataTATTCGAAAATATTCTCGAGGATATCCTtagtagcgtttggataaaaagtgtAGAACAATGTCtaaatagattttaaaattaaaataattaatttatattagtatattttatataaaattatttataaaattatttcttatagtaatttataatataatattttatgtaacaatttaatttatataatttattttactatatataataataatttattttattaatttattatagtgtaaatttcaatacaaattaaaatatatatataatatatgaaaaaaagattttatgtatataatacttaatataaaataaaataattaaatattaatatataaataataaaacttaataaagtaaataacatataaaatttaattaatttatattatataataaatttaagtataaatatattatcataaaaataatatttatattaatatatttatttatatatctatttatctaataaaataagagaaaaataaagttGTTCTCAGTTAACTGTTACACCTGCCAAGACAGGAAGTTGATTAGGAGCAGTAGTGAGGAGGTTAATTAGAGTAATAAAGAAGGGGAGATGAGGCTTAGCTTTTCTCTGCTTCACATCGTAGGTAGGGAAGCTTCATTCTTCGAAAATGGTGCTCGGAGCTCGGAACCATGCTCGGGGAAGAGGCGCTGAGAGAGGAAGGGGCGACGGAGGCGACGAAGAAGGGTGTAGAATCGACAGAAGGGTTGGGGCAACTAGCGAGCCGAAGGAGGCGTCTAGACAATTCCTGCTTTCGGATGCAAGGATTTATTTGATCCGCTATGCCATAAGGAGGAGGCCCAGAAGAAAAGCCCACTTCGACGAGCTGATGGACCGCAAGGAAGGATTGGAAGCCCATttagaattagggttttttttaatttccagcATGATGAATAAAAGGCAGCGTGTAACCCCGAAGGATTTTTTTAGGATGTTTAATGAAAATTTACCTTCTTCTCCGtttctctcttattctctcctattctctcttattctctctATTTTCCTGATCTTCCCTCTATCTNtaaaacttaataaaataaataatatatcaaatttaattaatttatattatataataaaatttaagtataaatatattatcataaaaataatatttatattcatatatttatttatatatctatttatctaataaaataagaGAAGAACAAAGTTGTTCTCAGTTCACTTAGGAATAATTTTTAACGTTGTTCCAGAATAACCCAGAACGACTCGTTTTGATCGGAATAAGTCATTCCTCCTTATTCTTCTACCGTTTGGTTACAACTCGGAGAATATCTCGTGTTGTTCCGAGATATTCTGGGTACCAAACGCagcttaaatatatatagatgcatagacaataattaattaattaattaagtaactattttatttatttattatttattattatttatttatttattattatcagtAATCTTTGTATCTGAGGGAGATGCACGCGTCGTCCATCCGCAGATTCAAACGGTTTCATCCCAGCTGGTTTCCCGAGCACATATAAAGGAAGAAAGCCCGTCGTCGTCCGCCCTGCCCTGCCCCCCATTCCCCATTCCCCATTCCCCATTCCCCATTCCCTATTCGACGAGCGGCGTGAAATTTTCGAAGCCCTCGCCGAACAGACAGATCGAGATCGCGGAGAGAAGGATCGGAGGCGATGGTGAGCGCGTACTTCGTGTTCGGCGCGTGCATCGACCAGGCGAGCGTCGGGGTGGTGGAGAAGTGGGGCCGCTTCCTCCGCCTCGCGTCCCCCGGCCTGAACTTCTTCAACCCCTTCGCCGGGGAGTGCCTCGCCGGCGTTCTCTCCACCCGCGTCTGCTCCCTCGAAGTCCGCGTCGAGACCAAGACCAAGGTTTCCTTCCCCCCCCCCAACCCCCTTTCGTTGTTTGATTGTGATCGATCTTTTTCCACGTCGTTGTTTTATTATCATTTTGATTCTATATATGTATTGGATATTGGATTGGATGAACGAGGCGGCCTTTTTATACCATCCTTTCTTCGTCGATTATTTgttattgaaaatattattttccttCAAAGaggatttttctttcttttttttttttaagaaaagttgTTGTGGATGAAATTTAAGGATTTAGGTGATTATCGGCATTAGTTATGCTATGCCTATGGTGCTGTAGCAAACAAGCTCCCGACACGATGCAACCTCCATATTGATTGCATGGctcaaaatccttttttttttttttttcccccaaaactTAGCGCGTGATTATATCTACAAAAGACTTCggataaaaaatactttaaaagaGCAATTAGAATATACTGGTGccaatgaaaataaattttgttttaccAAAGCGTGTTGTCAGTTTCGTGCTATTCGGTGGAACACATTGGCATAGCAATCACTGTGCTGTATTGTGCCGACAAATGCTCAGCATGACCTTGTGCCTCAGCATTGAAATCCTTGGATGAGTGGgatgattttcttttctttcatgtGTTTTAAAACATTACTTATCCAAAGACAATGTCTGCTTAATAAGTAATTTCTTTTTTGTCCACATAACCAAATATTTGTGTATAAGAAATGGGAGAAACAGGGCtgtggaacaaaaaaaaattgtgggacTCATTCTGCTGGAGCGCACTCCTCCCTACTGTTGGATAGCACTTAGTCCTGCTTTGATATTAATGATGAATGTCGTCGCACTCAGTCCTGCTTTGAGATTCATGATGAATGTCATCTGGCAGTTGGGAAGGGTTCATATCAAACGGATGCATCCCACAGAAATTTTGTTCCTGgttttttaattgttattttGGGTGGAGGCTTTGGACTTCGATGGTATTGGGtctaaattatttgaattgGGATTTTATTTTGAATCGAAATATATAACAGATTGGAATAAGGGGACAAGAAATCCATGACTGAAGACAGATGATATGCTTATCTTTTATCCTTTAGCGGCATAagtttttcttatatattatcACACCTAAAGCACTTCCAATATGCAGCTGAGGGCTATACATCATACTCTACGGTGCATGTTCATTTAGGGGAAGTAATTGGGAAACATTTGGACCTAAGTGAAACAAAATAACAGAAAGAAGAACATATAGATTGTGTTAAATTAACACAACATATTTGATTTGGGTGATTACTTGATAAGTTGGGCTTCTCAATTGGCTATGTAAaaaccttttttgttttttgttttattttattattattttttttgtgctaACTAGCAATGTAAAGCCGCAAGGGAAATTGAACTTGAAGAAAACGTATAGGAgatagggcatgtttgtttgggtggaagtggggtggaagtggagagaGGGAAAGTCGTTTTTGCCATAAACGATCACCtccgttgtttggttcgccgtaaaaaTGTTACGGTCGAAATTCGAGTTAACCTGAAATAGCGTAATTAACTTCGGCCCACGATGGGccaaagtcaattacggtgaagggaggtaaagagaaaataataaaataatatactaggtaaaaatagttatatttaaatatatttaattatggtactaattactcttttattcagttggtatatttaaaatatgttaaaaattgattagttaagttttaatattttctttatttaatttgtacaattaaaatatgataaaaattgattaattaagtataaataataatttagttgttttaaattaaattttaattatataaaaatataattatattatttttatttattaaattatttattatttatatataaattatagttttacatcATACACTTCCTACCAAATAAACAGCGGAACTAATGAAACTTCACTTCCATAACTACAAAACAAATAGCAAAAaagtagttttcaccgaactTTATTTCAACCCAAAGTCTACTTCAACCTAAAGTccagtttcggtgaaacaaacatgccctagaCTTCATGTCACACCTCAAGCCATAGTGGAAGCCTAACCCAAGTACGTGCACGGACCTGCTGTGTGTACAAGGTCACCTCTGCACACATGAAGTGTCTACAGTCAATCAACCTCTAGCAAGATATGATAATTACAATAATAGTTGGGTATCACAAGCATAATTGACCACAACTAGCTAAGCTTAAAGTATTTAACATTTATAACCATACATCATTAACCCCAAATGACTGCATCCCAACATAAGTATAACTCCCAAGGGAATATAACTCTAATACAAGTAAAATAAGATACAACTGTAATACATgtcttccaaaatgaatacataaaaTTGTCTAAGTTTAATTTGTACATCAACATCTCCCAACAACTCTCCCAAAACATGAAATAGGGACAACCTCTATGTTGACCAAGTGGGCGGGACGGCTGTAGTTATCAAGCAAAACCCTTGCCGCATCCCGGGTCTCCCCCACTctagaaggctctgaaaaagatAACATCAATGGttgtgagaactatataaaatagTCCCTAGTGGGTGCCGCCGTCTAGAGGGGTGCgctacaccactaggtcaactaaTGCATGAGTAATAAGGAAAATTGGAAATAACAATAATTGTAATAAAGAAATTATAACCATGTACTGTTATCATGCTTCTATGTACATGAAGTAAAGGATATGTGCTCTCAACTATCAACTATGCATCAAGTTATATTATGATGTTCAAATTTCAATGTTTTACCTAATCTCTCAAAGACTTACACATAGCACTGTACTACCCTTCGTTGTGCCTCATGGATAGTGTTCAGCGCTCCACATATGAAGTTGTTCCTCCCACTTGTCGCCCAATCGGCGCCGAAAAAGCAAGGGCAATCGTAGTAACAATGGCTTTACCTTCGGAGGATCTTGGATTGTTGGGAGTGACTCTAACAAGCAAATGCTAGATAAGCATATAAGTTTGGCTCTTGCAAGCTATAGTCCGATGCGTAATGCTCAAGGTCATAATTCCCAAGTGCTTGACCTATAGTCGCATAAGAGCTCTCAACTCTACTATTTTGTCTCAATATGTTATTTAAAAGTTAGGTGAACAAGTAATGTCATTAAATGTCCATATTTAGTGAAAAGTTTGTTTATCTTAACTTGACAACATGATGTAGAAGCATGTAGTACCCCATGTTTAAGCATGCTCCAGACAAAGTAACCAGAAGGCATACAATGTGAGATATACCACTAACATGCATATAATGTAAATGCCATGTTGTGGATATTCAATAAGAGTTTACAATGTCATGTTTATCAAGGAATTGAAATCAATAGAGAAGTAAATGACATAGGGGAGTTCACCAGTTTTCGTTAGGTCACACACACCAAATAGTCGGTGATAACCCTTTGTTTCCCCAAATCAAGTTGTTTAGTCTTTTCTTCTAACCCTAAGAGAGTTTTCCAGTCGTCAAAATCTCTAAAAGTTCacatatcaaaatttttcaaaattcataagaaaaataggtagaaaatttcgggtttagggttttagggtttagggtttagggtttaggcttgAACATCAACCTGAAGTTTCAATTCATTGAAACGAGCCATTCGGCCACAAAAAGTGACCCTTGGCGTAAAAGAAAACAATTGCTTGTAAAGGCGTTGCAGGTTGGTGGTAGGTATTTCCAGTAAGCTTAGCTTTCATCTCTGCCCACAAAGTGATAAGATTTTGCCTTAGCCACTCAAGTTGTCTTTTCACACCAATCCAGTATTGCTTGGTGGCGCCGGCCAACTTCACCATAGCAAACCTAACATGACGGTTATCAAATATGTCCATACCAATCAAAGTACTGCTCGATATCAACTAACCAATCAGTGAAGGCTTTTGGATCAAGTTGTCCATCAAAAGAAGGGATGCCTACCTTAACCTTACGGGTTATGTCTCCAAATGTCGTCTACATCATGTCGCTTTTGGCCTATTTGAACATAGGATGTAGTGGCGGTTTCCTGTGTGCATGTGGAATAACTATTACAATTTGGCTTGACTCACCATTATAGGTTTTTCTATTTAGTGGTGTGCGCGCCCTACACCCTTCACCAATTTGTGGTGTTCTCTAGACAGTATTATCCCCATTTTGGGCATGATCTCTAGCTTCTTGATTTTCTAAAGTAGTTGTTCGAGTTTTAAGGTCTTGCACTTTGGTTCCTAATTGGGTCGTCATGATAAAACCAAGTCCCCGATACCAAATCTGATGTACGACAGTTAAGGGAGTTTAGAGGTTTTCGAGAATTGCCTAAAAATATGGATCGAGCGATTCCTAGAAATcaaactaaaaagaaataaatgataaaTCCGGAAATTCGAACTTAAATAAGAGATTGGTTAGAGAAAGATCATACCTTTGAGTTTCCGTTGGGTCGGATCCATCGTAAGCACGCGGGTGAGTTGGTTTTACTTCTTTCGATCTTCAAATCTTAGTCGGTTCATTAGAACTTACGAGGAATTCAAATCACTTAATTCTCATTAATCGAAAGTATACATTACAATAGAGTCTTGATccttatttataaaatataagttaaaacGACTAAGAACACGACTAGGAGtcttgaaaagaaaattaaacaatttgtCATAGTGGAATTCAGAACAGAGTTCTAAAAAGGAATAGAATTCGAAATCTAAATCCAAAGAANGACTGTATTTGGAATATTTGGTTGCACGATGGACCAATGCTAGAAGCCTTACTTAGATCTGAATCTGATTCAGATTCGGTGGATTGATTTTGGAAGTTTTATTAGACTAGGAGtcttgaaaagaaaattaaacaatttgtCATAGTGGAATTCAGAACAGAGTTCTAAAAAGGAATAGAATTCGAAATCTAAATCCAAAGAAACTAAAACtttcaaataaaaatcctaGTCTAATAAAACTTCCAAAATCAATCCACCGAATGTGAATCAGGCTAAGATTCAAGTCAGGTTTTTAGTTCCAGTCCATTGTCCAACCAAATATTCTGAATACGGTCCTGATGATGAGTATAAGTTCGAAAAAGACCCAGTTCCCCATCAAGCCTCAACCTCCAAGTCCAAACCTATGGTTGGTTGAAGCTCCTAGAAGAAAGgataatgaagaagaagaagaaaatgagtaAGGAAATTGAGAGAAATAagtgaagaggaagaggaagatggagaggAAAGGAATACTTGACCTTTCTCTTGTAGAGGAAGAatgaagagaagagagaggagtgaGGGGCTACTAAATAGAGGCAACAAAATCCTTGCTGGCCCTCCAAACAAGAGAAACTGGAAGTTAGGCAATTTTAAGTCTCACGGAACTGATTACCGTTACCCAACCATTAGTACCAATACATCCCTTGTGTACTGGTATCCCAAGGAAGTTTGCCAGAACCGGAACTTCGAATCTGCCAACTTTTCTATTGCGTATCGTACTCGAACTTCAATATCGGTACACCAACTTCAGTACCAGTACTTCTAAGTTCTGTAAAACTAAGAGCTCTCCTAGCCAATCTCACTACTGAGTACTAGTACTCTATTTTTTCAGTACCGGTACGTGCAACAAACCTTCAGTTTTGTAGATTTTGCACTCCGAGCTCCGTTTTCGTGTGTTTGCATGCCGAAAACACTGTAACATCTCTCAAAAACTATCAGAACTATCTAAATAGTATCAAATACTACTTTTCACCGGAACTTGGCTATTTTGCAAAAGTTTAGTGTACTACACTTAATAAGTTCTGTGTTCACAAATTTTAGGATGCAAGTACAGCTGAACCTAGTCTGAAATGAGGCCTCTTAAGTTGTGCTATTCTTTCATCATTGTTCTTACTTGCACATCCCAGTTACTGAATATTTCCTGCTATTTTAATCCTTCTTTTCACGCATAGTTATTTGCTGGATGACTTGATTAGATATGTTTACTTGCCACAGGATAATGTGTTTGTTCAGCTTCTCTGCTCAATTCAGTATCGAATTGTCAAAGAAAGTGCTGATGACGCATTCTATGAGTTGCAAAATCCCCAAGAACaaattcaggcatatgtatttgaTGGTAAATTCTATGATTGTTGATTGTGTCTAACTTCAGTAGTAATGTCTTGTTTTGACGATGATTGTTTTGTTCACAATTAGTGGTCCGAGCACTTGTTCCGAGAATGAATCTGGATGAGCTCTTTGAGCAGAAAGGAGAAGTGGCAAAAGCTGTTCTTGAGGAACTTGAAAAGGTAGTTATGGACCTTTTGTTAGTGATATTTCCATGCACTAAGTTTTCCAGGAATTATGCTGAAGTCCACATTTTACAATCTGCAATCTGCaaatttgttttctttgtaAGTATATTCAGTGTTATTCATCTGTAATGATGGATCTAGGTATAGACTTGTGATACAAAGGAATCCTTATATTCTCCATTTTTTAGGTTCTTTTAACCTTGTAGGGTTTGGCTGCTTTATTATTTGTTGATGTTGGTTGTGCAGATGAGTCTTCTAATGCCCTAGCCCATAAAGTCTTTTTCCTACGTTTGGAATTAAGATCACTTACTTTTTTATCTTTGGTTTTTCATTCACCCAGtctatccttttttttctgCAAAATTGTTACCAATGATTTGATAAAATCTGCTTTTGATATTGCTATTGAGTAGCAACCTCAATAACTTATCCGTTGGCTAAGATTATTTTAAGTTGGTAATTAGATATGATCGTTATTTTTTCGCATATGATTACTGGTTGCACTGTCAATATTTCTTTCATCTGCCATTTGTTTGACATTTtatcaatgaaaaaaaaaaaaaatcaggtgaTGGGAGCATATGGCTATAACATTGAGCAGATACTCATAATTGATGTCATACCTGATCCCTCGGTGCGTAAAGCAATGAATGAGATAAATGCAGGTATTCTCCTTCGTCTTGAAGTTGattaaatttcaattataaTGAATATTTGTCCTGTCAATTTCAtctttactaaatttatttataagacAAAAATGCAATTCTGTTGTTTATCATGCTGATACACCATAAAGATATACCACAATTGATTACTTGGTATTGTTGGAATATAATCGCTAATTATGTCTTTTAGGAAATCCTTTTAGATTATAGCTTGGTATGTCACGTTTGTGAatatattgattttgaattttgctcTATGTGGCATAACCTACACTCTCAAGGTTGAAATTTGGATTTCACGCCATAAGGACAGCTCACCATGTATATTAATTCTAATATGTAGCATAGCCTATGGGACTCGAGttgaattttggattttatgaCACAAGGACATCGTGTTTAATTTGTAGATGGAATCCTTTTACTTTTGATGTTAGTTTTTAGTGACATATGTCATATATactgggtttttttttttttccttttattttgcaaatattactactttttttgtttgtagATTTGTTTAGATGCTGgatatatactattatactaGTATAGGGCCCACGCTTCGCAGCgggtaaatattattttaattaattattatatataattattaagaatTGAAGATTGAAGAAGAAGTTATTAAGTAAAGAAATATATCCAAAATGCCCATTAGACTATTCTTATATACATTATAAGAACTCTAAAGTATAATATTgtcctataaaagcggtgaatggttcaccgtttttaaaaagcagtaaaccattcaccgctttcttccctcttctattccttttcttccttcttttatgTCTCTGTACAATATTATTAGGAGTTATAAAAGTGGTGAATGATTCGCCGCATTTAAATGCGGTAACTCATTCACCgcctatattatttattttttaaaaaattcaatttaatatattagaggtctatttttacaaattattttttttaaaagactttttataattataaaaatcagtaagattatttataaaaaaaattctattttgtgCCCTTTATACCATGAAAACAGATACATTTCGGCGATGGCTTTCCATATTAGGCCTAATTTTTAGATAAAGCAAGGAAAGAAATAGTAAATATTAATTACTCACCTTGTTGTTATCTACAGGCATTGtcaagtgaaaaagaaaagttaaataATTCATCTATTAGAAGTAAATAGTTTGTAAAAAATAGTTGGTATTTTGTTTAATAGATTGCCTGTTTGGTTGTGatcgttttttttatttgctatgGATTTGAAAATGATTGTACATTCTCTCATGAACGCTAACAACAGTTTGGATGCTAATTCCATTTTCGGAGTTGCTGAAGAAGGTCACGAAGATGGGAAAGTTTTGGCTTGTATAGAATCATTTCTTTCGAGGAAATGAACTTCTGTCGCACATACTACATGGGATTGATTATTGTTACGAGCTTTTCGATACTCTCTGTGTGTtctatgcttctttttttttaaaactcttttCATCCTAATCCATTATCCAGCCCAAAGGCTTCAGCTCGCTAGTGTTTACAAGGGAGAAGCCGAGAAGGTTCTTCTGGTGAAGAAAGCCGAAGCAGAAGCAGAGGCGAAGTATCTGGCTGGTGTTGGAGTGGCGAAGCAGCGCCAGGCCATAACCGACGGCCTGAGAGAGAACATCGTCAACTTCTCACACTCTGTGTCTGGAACGAGCGCCAAGGAGGTGATGGATCTGATTATGGTCACGCAGTACTTCGACACCCTGAAGGATCTTGGCAACTCGTCTCAGAATACCACCGTATTCATCCCCCACGGTCCCGGTCACGTGAGGGATGTCACCGAGCAAGTTCGGAATGGGATGATGGAGGCCGCCAGCACCAACTTGATCGATCAGTAGAAGGGTCTGGTCTgactctttccttttctttagtGCTGATGGCTTGTGGCCTTGCGGACACTGTTAAAGCTCTCTGATCTTCACGGTAATAATGTTGATATATTTGTGAGGTAGATGTGGATTAAAGTGATCTACCAGTTTTTCTCGTCGGTCTTTAGTTTCgaggtgtgtatatatattgtaataaaGGGGAGTCTCTCTGGTTTACCAATAGTTTGAAGattctcttttcctcttttttttttcattacttATTTTCTGTTTCTGAAGTTTGTCATACTTGTGTGATTCTgttaaagtttgaattaagtTATTTGAAATTCTTTAGCCTGgaatttctaaatgagattattttattgttattatcaACACCCTTAATACTCAAAtactggcaaaaaaaaaaaaaaaaatctgtgcaATGTACGGACTCGTTATAATTAATGTATAATTTAATAGGCTgattcaaaatattcttatttattgGCCGGCCCGGCGCAGCACGCCATGATGGGCCATTCCTGCAGGCCTGCAGCCCAACACAGAATGGACAGCACCATCGGTTGGTGCTGGTCCTGCGGGGCGACAGACTCTCGGCCCGGGACCCGGTACGGCCCAATCAGCATGTCAG includes the following:
- the LOC109727402 gene encoding hypersensitive-induced response protein 4; this encodes MVSAYFVFGACIDQASVGVVEKWGRFLRLASPGLNFFNPFAGECLAGVLSTRVCSLEVRVETKTKDNVFVQLLCSIQYRIVKESADDAFYELQNPQEQIQAYVFDVVRALVPRMNLDELFEQKGEVAKAVLEELEKVMGAYGYNIEQILIIDVIPDPSVRKAMNEINAAQRLQLASVYKGEAEKVLLVKKAEAEAEAKYLAGVGVAKQRQAITDGLRENIVNFSHSVSGTSAKEVMDLIMVTQYFDTLKDLGNSSQNTTVFIPHGPGHVRDVTEQVRNGMMEAASTNLIDQ